CACCTTTTGTTTATACATCCTTTTCCTCGTCttataattaactttatttttcacttttttggGAAATCATATTAAAGCTATATGATTAACGGAATTATCTCACCAATAATGTTCTACCACAATAATTAACCTTCAAATGTTATaaacaaattcgataaattctACCGAGCGtatgtgtatttatttcactttatatGAGTGTTTGTTGTTTGTCTCACCAGATGTgagttgttataatttatttattgctcTTATATATCTCgtgttgtattaatttaatatgagtTCGTGAATTAAATTCATGCTTAGTAAATTCGGAATTGTAAGAGGGTGTTTCATTAAACCTATTTGCTcatatctttattaattaaacttataagctcacatatatatatatatattataagatatttctaaatttataagattacattaatattttataagatatcttttaaattcataagatgtcaaaattttattttaaaaataagttacaaaACTTGGTACTTTTCTGAACATACTTTATaagcttaaaaaataaaaccaaacataatgcaCGTTTTTTGCAGAGTAGCATATATGCCAAATTTCTATATTCTTGTCAGACTGATTGGCTGCATGCGGCTGGTCTAACCATTCTAGAGAACATGTACAGAATTTTGACCCAAattgcatacatatatattatactttaccccaattaataaaaatatatttcttattactttttttatcaaaacttACTCCCAACagctattatttatttacttattttagtgTTTGCTAATATCTATTCGTAATTGGACAGCAAGTTACTGTTATAggtctaatttaaattttcattgataACTACCTTATCCGAAAAATAAACTATTCAAAACTGTCGCTAATTTGACCAACTCTCGTAAGGAAGACATGAGGCGGATTCGAGTTCGACatctttgaattattataatatttttgattcacgacattcttttcaattaacactttattttatttttatagtatgtGATATcgtattatttaatatatcgatgatttaaattaacaatacGTTCGAACgagataaagaaataaaaaactactataattataaagatttttttaacattataaatactcttctATAATGAATTGTCACaaggggatatttgtaatttaaaagggtatttattatttttcaaataacgatggagcatttataattatcacaaATATCAAAAGTGTCCGTTATAACTTACCCTCAAAGTTATTTAATCCAGGAATGTTCCGACCAAATTTGTGTTTGTTTAAATATGGGTTGTTTGATTTTTACTGGCAATGTTATTAGTTACAAGAACGTACAATAGGGGCCATAAATGAACTCAAATAGGAGTATTTAGATCTTGTTAAGATAGTTTctttacatgaaaatatataattagtttcaTAACTTCATGTCTCCTTTTTCAttctaaataataatcaaatgaaTATTTAGTCTGAAcgattcaatttttttttttttaatttttctcgtAAAGTGAcaaaaacttttgaatttaCGATGGTCATATATTTATCCAATCCACGACAATGAATGATATGGTAGTGCATTTGTGTGTGGACAGAACCAAGATTCTCCACTCTTACAATGTTCACACTTAGGAGAAAATTCCAGTCCAAGTTGAGAAAATTCTTCCTTACTCAAATCGCAACGTGCATACATAATACCTGCATATACATTGCCTTGGACTAAATAGCCACCACCTTCATATTTTCAACTATCCTAACATTATTAGTTATTAACGTAggttaattttatcaattttaaaaaaaaatattgaaaagatAAATGGCGAGTTCTATATAATCCCACATTGATTATCAAGAAATTAACCGATGTACGTAGTTTTGTgaattattaatgaatttttaaatttttttggtatagagttatttgaaattatttctttaaattttggaTGCATCAATCTGGATgtggtattttaaaaatcatccattttttaaatgaaaacgCAAAAATGGTCTCATGACTTTAATTAACATGAAATTATGGTGTGTACAAACACCCTTGTTCCATTTTTACAATGATGTTGGGCAACTGATCATAGAGCAGTaacgaattaatttcatcttgCACGGATCATATTCTTACTTAGCTGCAATGATTGAAGCAAATGGATCAAAATTGTTGGGGTTTCAATATATAATGATTGTagcaaatgtaataattttctgGAGGGTTGACTAAAACGACCCAAAAATGAAAGGGACAACATAACACAACTCTTTTCTTGATCATCATCCACTATAAATACGCCAAGGAATTCATTGCCGTAGAACCATAACTAGAAAATTCTTGGCTCACAGTTCTCTACCACAAAGAACCTCTTActagttaatataattactattaaccATGCCTACTACTACTCATGTATCAAATTTTCCAGCTCCATTAATGCTCGTTCTACTCCTACTAGGAGTAGGCGCCAATGCCCAGTTATCTTCAAATTTCTATTCTTCCACATGTCCTAACCTTCTTTCTATTATCAAAACGGCTGTCGACTCTGCTGTCAGGGGAGATGCTCGTATGGGGGCATCGTTGCTTCGTCTCCATTTTCATGATTGCTTTGTTAATGTAAGGCGCCATGCAGTACATAAAGTTAGCTTTTTCCCCCCTGTCCTGATTTGCATTAggttttattacttttaagTTGCATTTAGTTAGGCATGCATGCACATGCATAATTAATGCAATATCATGTTCTTTgacttgttttcttttttaagtcTCTTATGTAAGAGGGCATGTAGATGTAGTAATCATGCATTAGATATGTATTCATTCACTCATCacctaatattaattaatcatatatgttttctttgattttagCATTAAAAAAGATTAGATCATCAAGGACCATTAACAGAACTGCTTCTgcatatgaaatttaataatatttaaattttgaactagtgttttttcctttcagcTATATCTAATTTGAGACTACTTTATAAACTGAAACAGGGGTGCGATGCATCAGTGTTGCTGGACGACACAGCGAATTTTACTGGAGAAAAGACCGCTGCCCCGAATGTCAATTCATTGAGAGGATTCGATGTGATCGACACCATCAAAACTCAAGTCGAGAGTTCCTGCCCGGGCATCGTCTCCTGTGCTGATATCTTGTCTGTTGCTGCCCGAGATGGCGTTGTCGCTGTGAGTATATCAATTTCTACCATTTTCAGGAACCGTGCATTcttcaaatagaaaatcaatACTTAACTAACATTAATTACTACATCTGAAATTGCTTGGAAGTGGGTACATTAATGAACAGCATGCATTTGAtcatttctaataaaaaatggaataCTGAATTCAGCTGAACGGGCCAAGCTGGGCAGTTGCACTTGGGAGAAGGGACTCAACCACCGCAAGCTTGAGTGCTGCAAACAGCCAAATCCCCGGACCAAACTTGAACCTCAACGCCCTCATTACTTCCTTCTCTAACAAGGGCTTCACAGCCAGGGAGATGGTTGCTCTTTCTGgtaataatgaattatatgtATCTTATTCACTGCTGCTAACTGCCATCATTACAAACCAATTAAACTcgtaaattatttaatatgtctGCAGGATCGCACACGATAGGACAGGCAAGGTGCACAACTTTCAGGAACAGAATCTACAACGAAGCCAACATAAACGCCTCATTCGCAGCCTCCGTGCGAGCAAACTGCCCACAAAGCGGCGGAAACAACAACCTTTCACCGCTGGACGTGGTCAGCCCCAATGTTTTTAACAACGACTACTTCAGGAATTTGTTGAGCCTGAGGGGGCTGCTCCACTCCGATCAGCAGCTTTTCAGCAACGGATCGACGGACGCTCAAGTGAGAGCTTACAGCACTAATTCCGCTGCTTTCTTCAATGATTTCGCAAGTGCTATGGTGAAGATGTCAAACCTTAGCCCCCTCACTGGAACCAATGGCCAGATCAGGAGGAACTGCAGGAGGACCAACTGATAATATACAAACCTCTTTGTGATCATTTTGATGTACTACTTTtaacttttccttttctgtcGGGCCTCTTTTCTTGTTAATGTTAACTCGACGTGGAGTTTTGTATACGCGAATGTCGTGACAAAGTCAATAAAGTTGATGCCAAGTGTCGGTGTGAATTATAATT
The nucleotide sequence above comes from Sesamum indicum cultivar Zhongzhi No. 13 linkage group LG11, S_indicum_v1.0, whole genome shotgun sequence. Encoded proteins:
- the LOC105174640 gene encoding cationic peroxidase 1; its protein translation is MPTTTHVSNFPAPLMLVLLLLGVGANAQLSSNFYSSTCPNLLSIIKTAVDSAVRGDARMGASLLRLHFHDCFVNGCDASVLLDDTANFTGEKTAAPNVNSLRGFDVIDTIKTQVESSCPGIVSCADILSVAARDGVVALNGPSWAVALGRRDSTTASLSAANSQIPGPNLNLNALITSFSNKGFTAREMVALSGSHTIGQARCTTFRNRIYNEANINASFAASVRANCPQSGGNNNLSPLDVVSPNVFNNDYFRNLLSLRGLLHSDQQLFSNGSTDAQVRAYSTNSAAFFNDFASAMVKMSNLSPLTGTNGQIRRNCRRTN